A genomic segment from Pyrodictium occultum encodes:
- a CDS encoding 30S ribosomal protein S25e — protein sequence MSERSGHEYTAFIPESLYKRISREIRREKYVTPYMLSEKYDMTVSLAKQVLRRLEKEGIVELYAPNRRAPIYIVKEGK from the coding sequence GTGTCGGAGCGCAGTGGCCACGAGTACACCGCCTTCATCCCCGAGAGCCTCTACAAGAGGATAAGCAGGGAGATTAGGAGGGAGAAGTATGTAACCCCCTACATGCTGTCGGAGAAGTACGACATGACCGTCAGCCTGGCCAAGCAGGTGCTGAGGAGGCTCGAGAAGGAGGGCATAGTGGAGCTCTACGCTCCCAACAGAAGGGCTCCGATATACATAGTCAAGGAGGGCAAGTAG
- a CDS encoding winged helix-turn-helix transcriptional regulator, with amino-acid sequence MPSRHSGLDEIDLAILRALKEIGGPARPKEIAERAGLDARRVAAKMRKLVRLGLVERTGEGLYSITEEGARQAEAEAPEMSA; translated from the coding sequence ATGCCCTCCAGGCACTCGGGGCTTGACGAGATAGACCTTGCCATACTACGCGCGCTCAAGGAGATAGGAGGCCCCGCCAGGCCCAAGGAGATAGCTGAGAGGGCTGGCCTCGACGCGCGTAGAGTGGCGGCCAAGATGAGGAAGCTCGTGAGGCTAGGCCTGGTGGAGAGGACCGGTGAAGGCCTCTACAGCATAACGGAGGAGGGTGCCAGGCAGGCGGAAGCCGAGGCCCCCGAGATGAGCGCTTGA
- the nucS gene encoding endonuclease NucS, with protein sequence MAPVRHVASPGLEEGYRFLNEAVARRDLVVAVARCSVEYEGRGASRLGEGDRLLIVKPDGAVLVHRPTGYSPVNWQPDSHVITVEAHNGFIVLRSVRKRPREVLVVRISRLYFAVAIHGLVDEAEFIEYLDEGEIADYLARHPEVIEEGLRVVRRERPLESGYADIVAVDREGRYVVIEVKRVTAGMEAVKQLHRYVEGLRKNNPGAKVRGILAAPAATKEALSLLSSLGLEYRRIDVAKLHREAKREKPRSRVASLLDFIKRS encoded by the coding sequence ATGGCGCCCGTGAGGCACGTGGCCAGCCCCGGACTTGAAGAGGGCTACCGCTTCCTCAACGAGGCAGTGGCGCGCCGCGACCTAGTCGTCGCAGTGGCGAGGTGTAGTGTCGAGTACGAGGGCCGCGGGGCCAGCAGGCTCGGCGAGGGGGACCGGCTGCTAATAGTGAAGCCCGACGGCGCCGTCCTGGTCCACAGGCCTACAGGCTACTCGCCAGTGAACTGGCAGCCGGACAGCCATGTGATAACAGTGGAGGCCCATAACGGCTTCATAGTACTGCGGAGCGTGAGGAAGAGGCCGCGGGAAGTGCTAGTAGTAAGGATATCGAGGCTCTACTTCGCAGTAGCGATTCACGGGCTCGTCGACGAGGCAGAGTTCATAGAGTATCTCGACGAGGGCGAGATAGCGGACTACCTGGCGCGGCACCCGGAGGTGATAGAGGAGGGTCTCCGGGTAGTACGTAGGGAGAGGCCCCTGGAGAGCGGCTACGCCGACATAGTTGCAGTAGACCGGGAGGGACGCTACGTGGTCATAGAGGTCAAGAGGGTTACAGCCGGGATGGAGGCAGTCAAGCAGCTCCACCGCTACGTGGAGGGCCTGCGCAAGAACAACCCGGGAGCCAAGGTTAGGGGCATACTAGCCGCTCCGGCCGCCACCAAGGAGGCTCTGAGCCTGCTCTCGAGCCTAGGTCTCGAGTACCGCCGGATAGACGTGGCCAAGCTGCACCGGGAGGCCAAGAGGGAGAAGCCTAGAAGCCGGGTAGCCTCGCTGCTCGACTTTATAAAACGCTC